The segment GAAGAATGCCACTTTGTAGAGACTTTCACAGGTTTGACATACTGTttgcaatatatttaaaaatgtaagtaaAAATACATGCATTGGAAAAGTACCTACCCTTGATATATGTGTGAATTGTTAGATCATATTTTAACTACCTTGAATAACAAACATATATACTTACTTTTAGTGGTTATTCGATACAGTTTgcataaaataaactgaaaaaatttGGCCACAGCCCTAGTGATCATACTGTTACTATGTAAACATGAGCAATCTGTGATTACTGGTTGCAAGAAAAACTACTGAGTAGACATAGCATCTTTATCTGCTCAGTTCAGGATTACTACTtcatacattttcaaacatacaATTTGAAACTTCTACATACTTGTATAATCTGTATTATTGCATTATATACTGTAATACTATGCATAGCATAATACAAACTTTTGCTATACAATTACTATTTAATAAAGAAATGTACAAATATACAGTTATTTATACCACATACATGTAAGGCTATTAACATAACAGCAAAATATGTATAGAGAAATATAATGCACTTTGTATAATGTAAGTAACTTTTCTCCCAATTAACAATAAACAGGATAGTGGGATACGTATAATAGCTGATGTTTCTTATAGGTGATGTAGATGTACTGTAAGATCAGACTTTACCAAATACACTGATGTCATACATGTCATCATGACACAAGGATTTTGTGCAGACTGTTGGGTAGTAGAAAAAGCTTTCCTGAGTCAGATCTTTTACAGAATTAAAACCCAAAGCAAAACAAGTCATGTGATAAATAGACACTCAGTTAACTAAGTGGTTAGTATCTTCCCCTTGATTTAAGTTACAATTTAAGTGCATGAAAATGGAAAGCTTGTAATTGAATCCTACAAAGCCATAGATGAGTCCTTGACTTGCAGAGTCCTTCATTTGCACAAGTTTCCATTCTGAAATGATGATTTATCTTTTTCATTTATACTTGAGGGAACACTAATCTGTGGGAAATCATCCTTTGGTTTCTGTGCATTGCTGCTGCTAGACTTACTTCTGCTTTGATCTGGAGTGGGCTGAATAGGCAAAGATCTAGCCACATTGGTCTTCACTAGACAGCCACAAACAAGGCGAAAGAAAGCCCGACGCATTTCCTTGCTGGCTAAAGTGTAGATGATGGGATTCATCGCAGAATTGAGGACAGCCAAAGCAATGAACCAGTCAGCCTTGTATAAAATGGCACATTCTTTTACTCTGCAGGCTACATCTATAAGCAACAGAATAAATAATGGAGACCAACAAGCAATGAAAACACCAACTACAATAACAACTGTCCTAAGTAGTGCCATAGATCTCTCAGAGTTACTATGATTAGTGACGTTACGGCTACTGGATTTTACCAGTATGTAAATACGTGCATAAAGGATAACAATTGCCACCAAAATGGCTATGAAGATACTTATGCAAAATACAACATATTTCTTGGAATAAAGAGGCAAAATTGTTGAGCAGTCTGGTAAATTGCTGATACAGTTCCAGCCAAGGATTGGTAAGGCACCGAGGGAAACCGAGATAAGCCAACATGTTCCAATAAGAAGGAAGACCCTGTACTTTTTATTTGCATCATAAGGCCTCATTTTGATCATAGTTAAATGTCTCTCAATGGCTATGGCTAATAAGCTTAAAGTGGAAGCTCCTAGGGCAACAAACATACTTCCTTCCCTAATAAACCAGATTGTGTAGGACAGGCTCAGAGTTCTTTTTCCAGACATAAGAATGTTTACTTTGTAAACAATTCCAGCCAACAGATCACAGAGAGCTAGATTGCCAATAAAAAAGTACATACGGTTGTGAAATTTGTTATTTTTCCATATGGCAATCAACACCATCAAGTTTTCCAGGACTATGAAACTACATATGATCAGAAATGAAACAGTTGTTAACCCTATGCGATCAGTCGCCTTTTCTCTTAGAATAAGTTTTCCTGTATAATTATAATGTAGCACAATTACAGAGTCAGATTCTTCATTTCCTGGAGTGGTGAACGTAGCAACAAATGGCATAGTAACTGTCGCcataatttgtttgttttgttttttaaaatcatgaaagtctaattccaatatctttccacAAGAGGGAACTCAAGTCACATTCCCCAAAGCAGTTCTCTGAGTCGTTTGAGGATGCCCCAGGCTTCAGTAGTTGTTGCATGTCAACATCCAGCAGTGGCAGTGAAACCAAGAacctgggggagaaaaaaagtaaATAGAGTCAATATCACTGTCTTTATATAAAGCAAATCCTATGTATATGCCTTATAATAATTTAAAGGAACATTAAATTTGTGGGGAACATTAAATATATACCAAGGATTGATGTTACAGTGGGTTTGATCATTTGGAATCTGAAAGCCAACCACCTACTAACTAAAACTTTAGTCATATAATTTGATTATAATTCTACTGATGAAAAAAGAGGGAAATGGCAGGTATTGACTCCCTGTGTTGTCGGATCCAAAATAACTATTGCTGAGTAAACAAAGTACTTTACGCGGAACTGAGGAGTAGGGAGGAAGGTTTAGCACAAACACCCAACCAATCTCAGGGAGTTTAGTAACTACCTAATTTTGACTCTAAGCAGGAATAATTGTAAGTAGTTTTACTTGAAATCCTCCAAAGCCAACACAGTTTTTAAGATAACAAATCAGATCCTCAGCTCCTGTTATGCTCCCTGGGCCACTGAAGAGGTACAAAGTGACTTTGCACCATCTCTAAAGTGTTGATGAGCATGGGAGAATCCAGAGGTGATGATGAGGCAGTTTGGGATAGGGTGGAGATATTCTGGGGCAGGTCAGGAGTGTGACAGGGTCTAGGCAGCGGTGCTTGAATGCTATGTGCTCTGCTGATGTCAAACCAGTGGAACATCCCTGTGACTGTTAAAAGTGGCTGTGGGAGCTGTTTTGGTCCCTGGCAGCCCTAGGATTAGAAAAGGTATAAAGGTGGATTTTAGCCACTTGTGCTCAACTTGTCAGGTACCCAGGCCCCAGCTGCTACTGTAATAGATGTGTTATAAATGTCTAAAATAGTTTCTCTCTCTTAACATGGCAAAATTATACTATTTATAGTTAAGCTGGTGTCTGAAAACCCACGAGCTCAAAGACAATTCTACTAATTGGTTGCATTAGGTAACTTTTCCGTATCATTACTTTATATACAAATTAAGTCCAACCTTTATTTGTGCCATCTAATGAAAAGAAATCAGTAGTTCATAGCATGTAACTTCAGAACTACATTAGTTTCTCGATTTAATTATACGTGAAAGATTAATCAGACTTTATATTTTACTAATACTTTTAAATACagctttgatttttctttctctgtcatgGCTTTGAATCATCACTAGTTTTTTCCATGAACTTTGATATAATATAAATTCACAATAGAGGACCCGAGGCTCATATTTTTTTATTATGGCATACAAATACTGCAAAAGGACTACATGACTATGCAAAAATAATATGTGATGATGTAAGTATGGTGGTGCTTCAGCCTTACGATTTTGCAGGAATTGTTAGAACTTAGATACTGCATGGTCAGACTGGTACCAGCACTTAGTTATTAGGTACTATAAAAAATACATACATTGTTCAATAACACTGTTATAACTTGGGCCTGATCCTTTTCCCACTGAAGATgggaggcaaaactcccactgatgtcactggaATAGGATTGGACCATTAGGTTGCCAACAGTTTTTCTGAGGCCCTATAAATCTGaaccttttaaacaaaacaactttATTCTTAGCAGAGGCTGACTATCATAAATAATTTACAATCTGCACACTGTATTGCACTGAAACTTTTTGGATGTTTCTCCTTCACTATAAAAGTCATTTCACATTGTCCACATTCACTGTAAATGCCTTCCCACTATAATACATTTTTATGTGTGACCACAGAAGAAATCAGCTAGCCATAGTTCGATAGTTAGATCAAGAAAAGATATTCATCACTGGGCACACAACAAAATGATTAGTTGATGTTTACATATATGATATAATGGAAACCTACTTACAGTATCACAggcaacaaaataaatatttcagtagTAACTATTTTGTGAGTAGAGCCATCATTTTGTTATGTAGAAGAACAAATATGTTGCTTTCTGTCCCCTGTGTGACCAATGAAATATTAAACTTTATcaaccagaacctcagctggtgtaaatcagcacagctctatTAAAGCCAGTAttagctacaccaatttacaccacctgaggacaTGGACTATATATTTAATCAACAAAAAAGACACAGGATATCTTCCATTGTTCTTAACTACCTATTGTTAAAATTATGATCATATGCAGTATCACAATCAACGTAAATCTTTGCTTGCTTTGGACAGTGTATTGGACAATCAACAATAGAGTTTCCTGCTGAACGATGGATTTTATCAACATGATCTAAAGTAAGCAGTATTACCAGTTAGGACCTACAGAAAATAAATCTCACTGATGAACCTTTTCAAtgtttatattaataataatgcaataAATAATTTAGGAAAATGcttgaaaattaaaatttaatctggaagcaacatttaaaaataatgttttggacCATATTATGCTAttgatttttaagcagaacttCCTGTTTTTCTGCTTAAAAATCAATGGCATAATATggcctgctaattttttttaatagttagtTGAATATTACTATAAGAAGACATTGTCAGATAGAACATTTTACAGGACACTTCTTTGTCAACATAGCACTACAGATATAGACATTCTACAAAATGTCTTAATGTCAGTTACATACAAATGACTGGTCACTGCTTACTAATCCTTCTATTTCTCCTGTTGTCCATAGAATGTTCCAAGTAAAATAGGGTAGATGAGACCAACTTCTAATGTAACAAAGAAACAGGACTTTCCCACTCTCACTTCctctaaataaaacaaaagccaTTCAAGTCTTCTTCATACATCATAAattaaagaaacaagaaaatcACAAAGCCCTAATATATTTCCAGGTCTCCTTTAAATTGCCCTAGCAGAAACTTGTTTCCAGCTAAACAATAACAGCAGGAAAGCTGTgaaacttctctctctcccatcatATTCACAACAATGTGATATCCACTCACCTTGAAAAACTGTATATGGAGATTCATGTGAACGTCTTACTGAGAACACTTAAATATCAAAGCTTCATCTACATGTCTGATTCAGCTGTTCTCAGTACAGACCTCAAGGCAGGGGGCAAAGATGGATGTATACCACCTTTACACCTCACTTTCTCCCCCAAACACCAGTGCTGCTGGGGGCCAGTTTGTCCCTATATACAAAGTATAGCAGCCTCCTTTGCTGCTCTAACTCACACCAGCAGAAATGGCTCCCCAGCACCCACTAAATTGGCCTGGGATCCCAAAGCACATCAGGGTTGCCCATATACTCTCTATGTTGAGAACAGAGGAAGTAGCATAGAGTCAGTAATGTGGCTGTGGTAGCTGGGGATTTTCCCAAGCCAGGGAAATACCTAACTGCCCAATTAATACACTTTGTGGTCTCAGTGTGCTGCTGGAGTGGTTCATGGGACTGTATGGAAGCCAAAGATCTGCTCCAACATTGTTGGTTCCAGtcttgcaccactgaaatcaatggagcaggAGCTGGTCCATTACACATAAGTAATGTGTTGTTCTATCTTGCAAAGTGCTAAGCAACACCTGCAAGACTCCCATTGGGAACTGAGGGCTCTCAGCACCACAAAATAGACACTCAGCAACTTGCAGTAGACTGAAGAAATAGTCATCTAGGAGTTATATTATCTGGAACAACAACAGAATGACTTTGCTTTCTGTTACACCCACCCTGAAGGCAAAGAAGTGTTATGGGTATAAAGGAGAAAAGAGTTTGGCTCATTGTTTTTGTGTTCTCACTCTTACTTTTGTCTATACAAGGACATATTATATTACACAGTCACATTGATAACTGAATTATATCTCTATCCAGTCCACCACTGGAATTGACCTTTTCCTACATTCCAAGCAGCAACAAAAAACCCTCTTGAATAAAGGGACTGGAGAGACACTCCACACATTCCAGGTCTCCATCCTTCTCCATATGTAGCCATTTGCTTTACCCACAAATGACAATTTtaagaaaggagaaggaaaagaaaagaatatgTGTACGATGCCAAAGTttcttctattttatttatttttaaagcttttccagATGATGAGTAAATGTGTGTAGTTTGTCAGGCATGCCCTGGGGGCATTAAATTTAAGAATATAAAAAGCTTTCTGGGAACATAGGTGAATTTTAATCTACATTCCCAGTTTGCAATTGAATGGCTCTAGCTGCAAATGGGATTTAGACAACAAACATCAGCTGCAGAACAATATTTCTTGGAAAGCACAAACAAATGAgaaatttaaaagtttttttaaataaatgtgctGGCAGTTTTATGGCTTCGGCCAAAACCTTTAATAAAGAGTTATTTTTCTTGGCTTCTAGTTTTTAGACAACAGCATTTTGCATTAGTAATTCTTCCAAGTAGCAAGCGTGCAACTCTCATATAGGAGCTCTGGGTGTTTTGAAACTTGGCTTTAAGCATATTGGCAGAAGTTATCTTTACTCTTTTCTCCTCCTCACTCCCTCTAGCTGCCCTCCCTCCTTGGAAAGCATCCACTGTTCAGTTTCCAGATTCTAAAAGGTTGCAGTGACCCCGACTTTCACTCACTGTGGGTCAAAGATCTTTCTTTTCTAAACAAAGAACTAAAGGTATGCAGGGAGTCACTTTTCTAAACAGGAAGTAATTTTCTAATCGGGAACAACTCTCATAACTTTACCTGTTTAACCACTCTCCCGAAAATTCAATCAGTGTGACAGTGAGCCTTCACTTTATATATCAAACTAATTTCCTTTCAAGGATCTTTCCAAATAAAGTGGCAACAGATAAATCTAAAAAAGCAGCAAGTGGCACCAACATATACTTTTTTTCCAGGTTATCTAGTATCTATAGTAGTATAAGGAAACCTTAGAAATTACATTAAGTATAGTACATAGGACAAAGAATTGATTATAAAAGCTGACAAGGGAGTTGTATAACTTTAAAAAAGCCTCAAAGACTGATCACTACATGAGAGTATTGAGGAATAAAATATGACAGGTACTAAAATTTGcaagaacaaaattaaataacttttaaTGAAATGACCAGAGAAATGCAGCGTTCCCGCAGCATATAACTTTGCCCAAGCCAATGTAACAACCAGCTGTAGGTGGAGATCCACATTTGTAATTGACTCCAATATTACAAGCTCTTGGGCTGTAATGATATTTTCAGTTTCAGAACTTGCTCACCAACCTTGATACTGTACTAGCTCCTTCAGGACTGTTCACTGGAACTGCCCTATCACACAGCCCTCTTAAATCGTGTTCTTAGCACAATGGAGGTAAGGCTGGCTGGGGCTTGACTACTTCTTCAGGTGAAATTCGTGATAATTAATCAACATGGAAATAGGACAAATAATATGACGTCTTATAACTGGGACTAGCAAAAGTGACGGACTCGTTGTACCACAATTCCAGCCCTCTGACTTTAGTTGAAACGTTTAAATGCAAATTGGTCTAAAAATCAAGACTAAACAAATAGACTAAACAAATACGTCTGGATCTGCCCAAACTAgccgatctctctctctctctctctctcacacacacacacacatacaaaatcctTTCCTCGCAAAGCATATCGCAGCCATCAGACTAGTGCAAGTGACCTGAGCCCATAAATAGCAACGCTACCTCAGTGTCCTTCCGACACAGTACACCCACCATGGCGTAAAGGTCAGCCCCTGGCATTCAGGTTCAGGATAAAGTACTTGGTACGCCTCTACACCGCTAACTCCAGCTAGCTCAGAAGAGTGAGACTCCAGTGAAGAAGAGGTGGCATGCAATGTGCAGTTGTTGGCCCCACCTCTGTAATTGTCTATAatgtctagtttcagagtagcagccctgttagtctgtattcgcaaaaagaaaaggagtacttgtggcaccttagagactaaccaatttatttgagcatgagctttcgtgagctacagctcacttcatcggctgtagctcacgaaagcttatgctcagataaatttgttagtctctaaggtgccacaagtcctctttttctttttataatgtcTAGGTAGGTGTTTATTTCTGTAAGCACCACTTTATACATAAGTGCCTCCTCAGAGTCCTGTTTTCTGCTTCTACCCGTCAAAATAGCACGCTCCGCTTTAAACCCCCGCTCTGGATCGCCTGCCCTTTGTCTGACTAGAATCTACCCCGCGTCGCGTCCGCCTCCAGCTGGAGCAACAGACCTGAACGTTCGGATTCCGGAACGCGAGGGACCAGGTGACTCGAGAGCGACAGCGAGGGAGGTGGGTCCCGCGGTCGGGAGCTGGACCGCTCGCCAGAGCTCACTCTTGTGCATTCGTTAGAAGCCGACACAGGCTAGAAACCAGCCAGCTCGCACCCCGCCGCCTGCAGGGTTTGCAAGGAGAAGTGAGACCCGTTAGAAAAGCGCCAGGCGAGCCGCGAGTTTCCAGGAAAAGCCAATCGGAGACTCCAAAACTTTCCCAAACTCTGCAGCCGGCTCTCCGCAAGGGGAGGACTGAATGGACTCACAAAGCCGGGTGCGGGGATGTGCGGGGCTGAATTCCAGACAGGAATCAAGCAtcacatccctcccccccccctttttaaaaacacccctGCCCGAACCAGCGCCAAATAATCCAACCAGCCAACAGATACCTCACTACCGACCTATAGCCGGGCAATTAAAGACGATCGTGACTCTGATTGTGAGTCCTGTTGTTATTATTATAGACACCTCCCGACTAACAGCCCCTGCAGCGGGCAGTTGAGCGTAACCAGGTTTCCAAAGAGAGTTTCCTGTAGTTTAAAGGTGCGGAGATCCGCGGTTTAGCTTTGTTTGTACTCACGTTCTACACCCGAGCTATTGCCTGCACGCTCCCAGATCGCCTCTGCCGCTTGGGGGCATTCGGGTATCCAGCATCCTG is part of the Caretta caretta isolate rCarCar2 chromosome 5, rCarCar1.hap1, whole genome shotgun sequence genome and harbors:
- the S1PR3 gene encoding sphingosine 1-phosphate receptor 3; this encodes MATVTMPFVATFTTPGNEESDSVIVLHYNYTGKLILREKATDRIGLTTVSFLIICSFIVLENLMVLIAIWKNNKFHNRMYFFIGNLALCDLLAGIVYKVNILMSGKRTLSLSYTIWFIREGSMFVALGASTLSLLAIAIERHLTMIKMRPYDANKKYRVFLLIGTCWLISVSLGALPILGWNCISNLPDCSTILPLYSKKYVVFCISIFIAILVAIVILYARIYILVKSSSRNVTNHSNSERSMALLRTVVIVVGVFIACWSPLFILLLIDVACRVKECAILYKADWFIALAVLNSAMNPIIYTLASKEMRRAFFRLVCGCLVKTNVARSLPIQPTPDQSRSKSSSSNAQKPKDDFPQISVPSSINEKDKSSFQNGNLCK